Proteins found in one Lycium ferocissimum isolate CSIRO_LF1 chromosome 6, AGI_CSIRO_Lferr_CH_V1, whole genome shotgun sequence genomic segment:
- the LOC132059467 gene encoding inositol-3-phosphate synthase isoform X1, with the protein MFIENFKVESPNVKYTESEIHSVYDYQTTELVHEEKNGTYQWTVKPKTVKYEFKTDVHVPKLGVMLVGWGGNNGSTLTGGVIANREGISWATKDKVQQANYFGSLTQASTIRVGSFNGEEIYAPFKSLLPMVNPDDVVFGGWDISKMNLADAMARAKVFDIDLQKQLRPYMESMVPLPGIYDPDFIAANQGSRADNVIKGTKKEQVDQIIKDLREFKEKNNVDKVVVLWTANTERYSNVVVGLNDTMENLFASVDKNEAEISPSTLYAIACILENVPFINGSPQNTFVPGLIDLAIKRNTLIGGDDFKSGQTKMKSVLVDFLVGAGIKPTSIVSYNHLGNNDGMNLSAPQTFRSKEISKSNVVDDMVSSNAILYEPGEHPDHVVVIKYVPYVGDSKRAMDEYTSEIFMGGKNTIVLHNTCEDSLLAAPIILDLVLLAELSTRIQLKAEGEGKFHSFHPVATILSYLTKAPLVPPGTPVVNALSKQRAMLENILRACVGLAPENNMILEYK; encoded by the exons ATGTTTATTGAGAACTTTAAGGTTGAGAGCCCAAATGTTAAGTACACAGAAAGTGAGATTCATTCTGTGTATGATTATCAGACAACTGAGTTGGttcatgaagaaaaaaatgggaCATATCAATGGACTGTCAAGCCTAAAACTGTCAAATATGAATTCAAGACTGATGTTCATGTTCCCAAATTAGG GGTTATGCTTGTTGGATGGGGTGGAAACAATGGTTCAACCTTGACTGGTGGAGTTATTGCTAACAGAGA AGGAATTTCATGGGCGACTAAGGATAAGGTGCAACAAGCCAATTATTTTGGGTCTCTTACACAGGCGTCTACTATTAGAGTTGGGTCCTTCAATGGAGAAGAGATCTATGCTCCCTTTAAGAGCCTCCTTCCCATG GTCAACCCAGATGACGTGGTGTTTGGAGGATGGGACATCAGCAAAATGAATTTGGCAGATGCCATGGCAAGGGCTAAGGTATTTGACATTGATCTGCAAAAGCAGTTGAGGCCCTACATGGAATCCATGGTCCCACTCCCTGGCATCTATGACCCTGATTTCATTGCTGCTAACCAAGGGTCACGTGCCGATAACGTGATCAAAGGAACCAAGAAAGAACAAGTTGATCAAATCATTAAGGATCTTAG GGAGTTTAAGGAGAAGAACAATGTGGACAAGGTGGTGGTCCTGTGGACTGCCAACACTGAAAGATACAGCAATGTGGTCGTTGGCCTTAATGACACGATGGAAAACCTCTTTGCTTCTGTGGATAAAAATGAAGCTGAAATATCTCCTTCCACCTTGTATGCTATTGCCTGTATTCTTGAAAATGTCCCCTTCATCAATGGAAGCCCACAAAACACTTTTGTCCCTG GCCTCATTGATTTGGCCATCAAGAGGAACACTTTGATTGGTGGTGATGACTTTAAGAGTGGTCAAACCAAGATGAAGTCAGTGCTAGTTGATTTCCTTGTTGGAGCTGGTATTAAG CCAACATCAATTGTGAGCTACAACCATTTGGGTAACAATGATGGAATGAATCTGTCTGCCCCTCAAACTTTCCGCTCAAAGGAGATTTCAAAAAGCAATGTTGTTGATGACATGGTTTCTAGCAATGCCATCCTTTATGAGCCTGGAGAGCACCCTGACCATGTTGTTGTGATTAAG TATGTGCCATACGTTGGAGACAGCAAGAGGGCAATGGATGAGTACACATCCGAGATTTTCATGGGTGGAAAGAACACCATTGTTTTGCACAATACCTGTGAGGACTCCCTTTTGGCTGCTCCAATTATCTTGGATTTGGTCCTCCTTGCTGAACTCAGTACCCGCATTCAGCTCAAAGCTGAAGGAGAG GGTAAATTCCACTCCTTCCACCCCGTGGCTACCATCCTCAGCTATCTTACCAAGGCTCCTCTG GTACCACCAGGTACACCAGTGGTGAATGCCCTTTCAAAGCAGAGGGCGATGCTCGAGAACATATTGAGGGCTTGTGTTGGACTCGCACCAGAGAACAACATGATCTTGGAATACAAATGA
- the LOC132059468 gene encoding FCS-Like Zinc finger 5-like: MMLGKRGRPPMRRTTSMTGITFDLGTASEQEPPDYNPKDDMVDDIKGGYDYHEHEYDSVPLMVSPRYQKRVSGEGFKRETSSFLRSCGLCNRRLGPGRDIYMYRGETAFCSMECREEQMKEDERKDKSNIKPNSRSTANHHSEFPSATTSESSSNGKTVAAA, from the exons aTGATGTTAGGGAAAAGAGGACGTCCACCGATGAGGAGAACAACAAGCATGACAGGGATCACCTTTGATTTAGGGACTGCCAGTGAACAAGAACCGCCTGATTATAATCCTAAAGATGATATGGTTGATGACATTAAGGGTGGATATGAttatcatgaacatgaatatgaTTCTGTGCCGTTGATGGTGTCACCAAGATACCAAAAGAGAGTTTCAGGTGAAGGTTTTAAAAGAGAGACGAGTAGTTTCTTGAGAAGTTGTGGTCTTTGTAACCGCAGGTTGGGTCCTGGACGAGACATCTACATGTACAG GGGTGAGACAGCATTTTGTAGCATGGAGTGTAGGGAAGAACAAATGAAGGAAGACGAAAGAAAAGATAAGTCCAATATTAAGCCTAATTCAAGAAGTACAGCAAACCATCACTCTGAATTTCCCTCTGCTACTACCTCTGAATCTTCCAGCAATGGCAAAACCGTTGCAGCAgcttga
- the LOC132059467 gene encoding inositol-3-phosphate synthase isoform X2 yields the protein MRDGELVNPDDVVFGGWDISKMNLADAMARAKVFDIDLQKQLRPYMESMVPLPGIYDPDFIAANQGSRADNVIKGTKKEQVDQIIKDLREFKEKNNVDKVVVLWTANTERYSNVVVGLNDTMENLFASVDKNEAEISPSTLYAIACILENVPFINGSPQNTFVPGLIDLAIKRNTLIGGDDFKSGQTKMKSVLVDFLVGAGIKPTSIVSYNHLGNNDGMNLSAPQTFRSKEISKSNVVDDMVSSNAILYEPGEHPDHVVVIKYVPYVGDSKRAMDEYTSEIFMGGKNTIVLHNTCEDSLLAAPIILDLVLLAELSTRIQLKAEGEGKFHSFHPVATILSYLTKAPLVPPGTPVVNALSKQRAMLENILRACVGLAPENNMILEYK from the exons ATGCGGGATGGTGAACTG GTCAACCCAGATGACGTGGTGTTTGGAGGATGGGACATCAGCAAAATGAATTTGGCAGATGCCATGGCAAGGGCTAAGGTATTTGACATTGATCTGCAAAAGCAGTTGAGGCCCTACATGGAATCCATGGTCCCACTCCCTGGCATCTATGACCCTGATTTCATTGCTGCTAACCAAGGGTCACGTGCCGATAACGTGATCAAAGGAACCAAGAAAGAACAAGTTGATCAAATCATTAAGGATCTTAG GGAGTTTAAGGAGAAGAACAATGTGGACAAGGTGGTGGTCCTGTGGACTGCCAACACTGAAAGATACAGCAATGTGGTCGTTGGCCTTAATGACACGATGGAAAACCTCTTTGCTTCTGTGGATAAAAATGAAGCTGAAATATCTCCTTCCACCTTGTATGCTATTGCCTGTATTCTTGAAAATGTCCCCTTCATCAATGGAAGCCCACAAAACACTTTTGTCCCTG GCCTCATTGATTTGGCCATCAAGAGGAACACTTTGATTGGTGGTGATGACTTTAAGAGTGGTCAAACCAAGATGAAGTCAGTGCTAGTTGATTTCCTTGTTGGAGCTGGTATTAAG CCAACATCAATTGTGAGCTACAACCATTTGGGTAACAATGATGGAATGAATCTGTCTGCCCCTCAAACTTTCCGCTCAAAGGAGATTTCAAAAAGCAATGTTGTTGATGACATGGTTTCTAGCAATGCCATCCTTTATGAGCCTGGAGAGCACCCTGACCATGTTGTTGTGATTAAG TATGTGCCATACGTTGGAGACAGCAAGAGGGCAATGGATGAGTACACATCCGAGATTTTCATGGGTGGAAAGAACACCATTGTTTTGCACAATACCTGTGAGGACTCCCTTTTGGCTGCTCCAATTATCTTGGATTTGGTCCTCCTTGCTGAACTCAGTACCCGCATTCAGCTCAAAGCTGAAGGAGAG GGTAAATTCCACTCCTTCCACCCCGTGGCTACCATCCTCAGCTATCTTACCAAGGCTCCTCTG GTACCACCAGGTACACCAGTGGTGAATGCCCTTTCAAAGCAGAGGGCGATGCTCGAGAACATATTGAGGGCTTGTGTTGGACTCGCACCAGAGAACAACATGATCTTGGAATACAAATGA